The Primulina huaijiensis isolate GDHJ02 chromosome 17, ASM1229523v2, whole genome shotgun sequence genome window below encodes:
- the LOC140962701 gene encoding DNA-directed RNA polymerase I subunit 1 isoform X2 — protein MAQASEGTTEAVEAVRFGFMTDEEVKNHSVVKITNPDLLDTLEKPIPGGLYDYALGPLHEDSRCKTCGQRQYNCAGHCGHIDLVSPAYNPLLFNLLQIILNKTCFYCFHFRSAREEVKNCVSQLKLISEGDIIGAKKFGLTRKLQYKEKYAWILSLCTDEAEDSQGSCASYLSERSGSRNNYDHHKKPHWDSSMLTESISVLNEFLKKKSKKCKNCQCSNPNISRPTFGWLHLVGLTDNQIRSNHILRSRLNVPYDGGEDNKHPSEVVNASDCSGFDDDLEITEANSFVALSDGGEKLSKSHVTHKRSKNIGSEEVPISNLKGPLLPSEVRDTLRRLWDNEAPLCSFICNIQQQCEQSEKTQGHYMFFLETILVPPIKFRPPAKGGDSIMEHPHTLLLGKVLQSNIALGNAHVNNAEHSKIINRWMELQRSINVLFDSKTAGSQKDVTSGICQLLEKKDGIFRQKMMGKRVNFACRSVISPDPYLAVNEIGIPPYFALRLTYPERVTPWNSAKLRGSVINGPEIHPGATIYVDSVATARLPPGNGKARMAISRKLPSSRGAITQSGKSNDLEFEGKIVYRHLQDGDIVLVNRQPTLHKPSIMAHVVRVLKGEKTLRMHYANCSSYNADFDGDEINVHFPQDEISRAEAYNIVNANEQYIVPTRGDTVRGLIQDHIVGAVLLTMKDTFITRSEFSQLLYGSGVFAGGPGILPGNHALKISLVASEGLVESVLPTVWKPEPLWTGKQVISALLNHVTRGCAPCTIKNQGKIPKNYFTENNCKNEEEDEDQNAEHKLLIWKNELVHGVIDKAQFGKFGLVHTVQELYGSNSAGMLLSALSRLFTVFLQIHGFTCGLDDLIILPHFDVQRKEKLEGDDVGEEVHCDFVKFKPGQIGTEELQLEIEKAICADRESATASLDVKMKNKLTNKLTREGSQILKHLLTAGLLKPFPRNCISVMTTTGAKGSTVNFQQISAYLGQQELEGKRVPRMVSGKTLPSFPPWDFTSRAGGFITDRFLTGLRPQEYYFHCMAGREGLVDTAVKTSRSGYLQRCLIKNLESLKVCYDYTVRDADGSIIQFYYGEDGVDVHQTSFLRNFDALEDNKGPIFQKFQIEREFNAYIEKLPEGLEEEANRYIEIAKKKSEIGKMNVINKLHKRQKATSNKHLSDKPMTTVKKPDKFINLVKQKYLSSLAQAGEPVGVIAAQSVGEPSTQMTLNTFHLAGRGEMNVTLGIPRLQEILMTASEEIRTPILTCPFMQWRLKSDVVSLVSNVKKVTVADLLESMEVQLSVDHRKQARIYKLIIKLKDSEFVSLEDTHETLNSVFIKELDDAIENQVVFLSRILGIKNFKSSSRADELNEIDGDSGVGTQEKDDDDDGEQDAGDDLGSDVQKRKQQATDEMDYEDGSDVEPGEHELPAEQEKRITEDDHLEDEETRKEEETEDSANDNEESNVINEDEAASVAKSNSKSRKMSKLVKTGKLSDKMRRARYAAAEGLSFEVHFKFTEEPHLLLAQLAQKTAKKVYIKRAGKISQCKMVRYDADEKTVIWDDNKKQKGDPENPLTDGEDAAAYWAVKAFGVDFKSFWEMHEDLDTSRLYSNNIHAMLQTYGVEAARATIIREVKQVFDIYGVKIDYRHLSLIADYMTHTGGYRPMSRHGSISESLSPFLKMSFETASKFIVEAASHGLTDDLETPSSRVCLGLPVKMGTGCFDLMQKLEA, from the exons ATGGCTCAAGCATCTGAG GGGACGACGGAGGCTGTTGAGGCAGTGAGATTTGGTTTCATGACAGATGAAGAAGTGAAGAATCATAGTGTTGTTAAGATTACTAATCCCGACCTGCTCGACACTCTCGAGAAGCCAATTCCCGGTGGACTATATGATTATGCCTTGGGTCCTCTTCATGAAGATTCTCG GTGTAAAACATGTGGTCAGAGGCAATATAACTGTGCTGGTCATTGTGGTCACATCGATCTCGTTTCACCGGCATATAATCCTTTGCTGTTTAACTTGCTGCAAATTATCCTTAATAAAACCTGTTTTTACTGCTTTCATTTCCGATCAGCTAGAGAAGAG GTGAAGAATTGTGTTTCTCAATTGAAACTGATTTCAGAGGGTGATATCATTGGGGCAAAAAAGTTTGGTTTGACACGAAAGTTACAATACAAAGAGAAGTATGCTTGGATCTTATCATTGTGTACAGATGAAGCAGAAGATAGTCAAGGGAGTTGTGCCTCATACTTATCAGAACGCTCTGGTAGTCGAAATAACTATGACCATCATAAGAAGCCTCATTGGGATTCTTCTATGCTCACGGAATCTATTTCTGTCCTGAATgagtttttaaagaaaaagagtaAGAAGTGCAAGAATTGTCAATGCAGTAATCCAAATATCAGTCGACCAACTTTTGGATGGTTGCATCTG GTTGGACTCACAGATAATCAAATTCGGTCCAATCACATACTACGTAGCAGATTGAATGTGCCTTACGATGGGGGAGAAGATAATAAGCATCCATCTGAGGTGGTTAATGCTAGTGACTGCTCAGGATTTGATGATGATCTTGAGATCACTGAGGCAAATTCATTTGTAGCTTTATCTGATGGTGGTGAAAAGCTCAGTAAAAGTCACGTGACCCATAAAAGAAGTAAGAATATTGGTTCTGAAGAAGTGCCAATTAGTAATTTAAAAGGGCCTCTGTTGCCATCAGAG GTTAGAGACACTTTGCGTCGCTTGTGGGATAATGAAGCTCCTCTTTGCTCATTCATATGTAATATTCAGCAGCAATGTGAACAATCTGAGAAAACACAAGGTCACTATATGTTTTTCCTAGAGACTATTCTTGTACCCCCCATAAAATTCCGACCTCCGGCTAAAGGTGGTGATTCC atAATGGAGCATCCTCATACTCTTCTGTTGGGTAAGGTACTGCAGTCAAACATTGCTTTAGGAAATGCTCATGTTAATAATGCTGAACATTCAAAGATCATTAATCGCTGGATGGAGCTTCAGCGATCTATCAATGTGTTATTTGATAGCAAAACTGCAGGCA GTCAAAAAGATGTCACTTCTGGAATTTGCCAGCTGCTGGAGAAGAAAGATGGTATTTTCCGTCAGAAGATGATGGGGAAGAGGGTCAATTTCGCTTGCCGGTCTGTTATATCTCCAGATCCTTATTTGGCAGTTAATGAAATTGGAATTCCTCCATATTTTGCTTTGAGACTAACCTATCCTGAG AGGGTTACTCCTTGGAATTCTGCTAAATTGAGAGGTTCCGTCATTAATGGACCAGAAATCCATCCCGGAGCTACAATATATGTTGATAGTGTAGCCACTGCAAGGCTGCCCCCTGGCAACGGAAAAGCTCGAATGGCAATATCTAGGAAATTACCTTCTTCAAGAGGGGCAATTACACAATCAGGGAAGAGCAATGACCTTGAATTTGAGGGCAAGATCGTGTATCGCCACTTGCAGGATGGAGATATCGTGCTTGTGAATCGCCAG CCTACACTCCACAAGCCAAGTATTATGGCTCACGTTGTTCGTGTATTAAAAGGAGAGAAAACGCTGCGCATGCATTATGCAAATTGCAG CTCCTACAATGCTGATTTTGATGGAGATGAGATTAACGTCCATTTTCCTCAAGATGAAATTTCTCGTGCTGAAGCTTATAACATTGTAAATGCTAATGAGCAGTACATTGTTCCAACAAGGGGTGATACTGTGAGGGGCTTGATTCAG GATCATATCGTTGGTGCTGTTCTTCTGACAATGAAGGATACATTTATTACACGTAGCGAATTCAGTCAGCTGCTTTATGGATCCGGGGTGTTTGCAGGTGGGCCTGGTATACTTCCAGGCAATCATGCCTTGAAAATTTCTTTAGTAGCTTCCGAGGGTCTGGTGGAGTCTGTTTTGCCCACAGTATGGAAACCAGAGCCTCTTTGGACAGGAAAGCAG GTCATTTCAGCGTTGTTGAATCATGTAACCAGAGGCTGTGCTCCTTGTACCATTAAAAATCAGGGGAAAATACCAAAGAATTATTTCACTGAGAATAATTGCAAAAATGAAGAGGAAGATGAAGATCAAAACGCTGAGCACAAGTTGCTAATTTGGAAGAATGAGCTTGTGCACGGTGTGATTGACAAGGCTCAATTTGGAAAATTCGGTCTGGTTCACACAGTGCAAGAGCTTTATGGATCTAACAGTGCTGGCATGTTGCTTTCTGCATTGAGTCGCTTATTCACAGTCTTTTTGCAG ATTCATGGATTCACATGTGGGCTAGATGACCTTATCATATTGCCTCACTTTGATGTCCAACGGAAGGAGAAACTTGAAGGAGATGATGTTGGTGAAGAGGTTCACTGTGATTTTGTGAAGTTCAAACCTGGACAAATAG GCACCGAAGAACTGCAGTTGGAAATTGAGAAAGCCATATGTGCTGACCGAGAATCTGCCACAGCATCGTTGGatgttaaaatgaaaaataaattgacAAATAAGCTCACTAGAGAAGGTTCTCAGATACTCAAACATTTACTTACAGCCGGATTGTTAAAACCATTCCCGAGGAACTGTATTTCTGTTATGACGACAACCGGCGCAAAGGGCAGTACG GTGAATTTCCAACAAATATCTGCCTATCTAGGGCAACAGGAGTTGGAAGGTAAAAGGGTTCCCCGCATGGTGTCTGGGAAGACTTTGCCATCATTTCCACCCTGGGACTTCACTTCTAGAGCAGGGGGGTTCATCACTGATCGTTTTCTTACTGGTCTTCGACCTCaggaatattattttcattgcatGGCTGGTCGTGAAGG GTTAGTTGATACTGCAGTAAAAACATCTCGCAGTGGATATTTACAGCGGTGCCTGATAAAAAATCTTGAGAGCCTGAAAGTTTGTTATGATTATACAGTCCGTGATGCTGATGGTTCCATCATTCAATTCTATTATGGAGAAGATGGAGTTGATGTGCACCAGACAAGCTTTCTAAGAAATTTTGATGCACTAGAAGAT AATAAAGGGCCGATTTTCCAGAAGTTTCAAATTGAGCGTGAGTTCAATGCTTACATTGAAAAGTTGCCTGAGGGCCTTGAAGAAGAAGCCAATCGCTATATTGAAATTGCAAAAAAGAAATCAGAAATAGGGAAGATGAATGTGATCAATAAACTTCATAAAAGACAAAAGGCAACAAGTAACAAGCATCTATCAGATAAACCGATGACAACTGTAAAGAAGCCAGACAAGTTCATAAATTTGGTGAAGCAAAAGTATCTATCAAGCCTAGCACAAGCAGGAGAACCTGTTGGCGTCATTGCTGCTCAGTCTGTAGGGGAACCATCAACCCAGATGAC GCTCAATACATTTCATCTTGCTGGCCGTGGTGAAATGAATGTTACGCTTGGTATACCACGTCTCCAGGAAATTTTGATGACTGCATCAGAAGAAATCAGGACTCCTATTTTGACGTGCCCATTCATGCAATGGAGATTGAA GTCTGATGTCGTGTCTCTTGTTTCAAATGTGAAGAAGGTCACTGTAGCAGATTTGTTGGAGAGTATGGAAGTTCAACTATCAGTCGATCACCGTAAACAAGCTAGAATCTATAAgctgataattaaattaaaagattcCGAGTTTGTTTCTTTAGAAGACACGCACGAAACTCTCAACTCTGTGTTCATAAAGGAATTGGATGATGCAATAGAGAATCAAGTCGTTTTTCTATCACGAATCTTAGGAATTAAAAATTTCAAGTCCAGTTCTAGAGCAGATGAGTTGAACGAAATCGATGGCGATTCTGGTGTTGGAACGCAAGAaaaggatgatgatgatgatggagAACAGGATGCCGGAGATGACCTTGGTTCAGATGTACAAAAGAGAAAGCAACAAGCTACGGATGAGATGGATTATGAGGATGGATCTGATGTTGAACCTGGTGAACATGAGTTACCGGCGGAACAGGAAAAAAGAATTACCGAGGATGACCATCTTGAGGATGAAGAAACcaggaaagaagaagaaactGAAGACTCGGCAAATGACAATGAGGAGTCTAATGTGATAAATGAGGATGAAGCTGCCTCAGTAGCTAAATCAAATAGCAAAAGTCGTAAAATGTCAAAACTAGTGAAGACAGGAAAATTATCTGATAAGATGCGTAGGGCAAGATACGCTGCCGCCGAAGGCTTGTCTTTTGAAGTGCACTTCAAATTTACCGAGGAACCTCATTTACTTCTTGCTCAG CTTGCCCAAAAAACGGCGAAGAAGGTATACATCAAGAGAGCTGGCAAGATCAGTCAGTGTAAAATGGTACGATACGATGCAGATGAAAAAACGGTCATTTGGGATGATAATAAAAAACAGAAGGGTGATCCTGAAAACCCACTAACTGATGGAGAGGATGCTGCCGCCTATTGGGCAGTAAAGGCATTCGGAGTTGATTTCAAATCTTTCTGGGAAATGCATGAAGACCTTGATACGAGCCGTCTATATTCCAACAATATCCATGCAATGTTGCAGACATATGGAGTAGAAGCTGCCAGAGCCACCATTATAAGAGAGGTGAAGCAAGTTTTTGATATTTATGGAGTAAAGATTGATTATAGGCATTTAAGCTTGATAGCGGACTACATGACGCACACTGGTGGATACCGGCCGATGAGCAGACACGGAAGCATTTCCGAGTCTCTGTCGCCGTTTCTTAAGATGTCATTTGAGACGGCATCTAAGTTTATTGTTGAAGCTGCATCTCACGGGCTAACAGATGACTTGGAGACGCCGTCTTCTAGAGTTTGTCTGGGCTTACCTGTGAAGATGGGGACTGGTTGTTTTGACTTGATGCAAAAATTGGAAGCTTGA
- the LOC140962701 gene encoding DNA-directed RNA polymerase I subunit 1 isoform X1 has product MAQASEGTTEAVEAVRFGFMTDEEVKNHSVVKITNPDLLDTLEKPIPGGLYDYALGPLHEDSRCKTCGQRQYNCAGHCGHIDLVSPAYNPLLFNLLQIILNKTCFYCFHFRSAREEVKNCVSQLKLISEGDIIGAKKFGLTRKLQYKEKYAWILSLCTDEAEDSQGSCASYLSERSGSRNNYDHHKKPHWDSSMLTESISVLNEFLKKKSKKCKNCQCSNPNISRPTFGWLHLVGLTDNQIRSNHILRSRLNVPYDGGEDNKHPSEVVNASDCSGFDDDLEITEANSFVALSDGGEKLSKSHVTHKRSKNIGSEEVPISNLKGPLLPSEVRDTLRRLWDNEAPLCSFICNIQQQCEQSEKTQGHYMFFLETILVPPIKFRPPAKGGDSIMEHPHTLLLGKVLQSNIALGNAHVNNAEHSKIINRWMELQRSINVLFDSKTAGSQGQKDVTSGICQLLEKKDGIFRQKMMGKRVNFACRSVISPDPYLAVNEIGIPPYFALRLTYPERVTPWNSAKLRGSVINGPEIHPGATIYVDSVATARLPPGNGKARMAISRKLPSSRGAITQSGKSNDLEFEGKIVYRHLQDGDIVLVNRQPTLHKPSIMAHVVRVLKGEKTLRMHYANCSSYNADFDGDEINVHFPQDEISRAEAYNIVNANEQYIVPTRGDTVRGLIQDHIVGAVLLTMKDTFITRSEFSQLLYGSGVFAGGPGILPGNHALKISLVASEGLVESVLPTVWKPEPLWTGKQVISALLNHVTRGCAPCTIKNQGKIPKNYFTENNCKNEEEDEDQNAEHKLLIWKNELVHGVIDKAQFGKFGLVHTVQELYGSNSAGMLLSALSRLFTVFLQIHGFTCGLDDLIILPHFDVQRKEKLEGDDVGEEVHCDFVKFKPGQIGTEELQLEIEKAICADRESATASLDVKMKNKLTNKLTREGSQILKHLLTAGLLKPFPRNCISVMTTTGAKGSTVNFQQISAYLGQQELEGKRVPRMVSGKTLPSFPPWDFTSRAGGFITDRFLTGLRPQEYYFHCMAGREGLVDTAVKTSRSGYLQRCLIKNLESLKVCYDYTVRDADGSIIQFYYGEDGVDVHQTSFLRNFDALEDNKGPIFQKFQIEREFNAYIEKLPEGLEEEANRYIEIAKKKSEIGKMNVINKLHKRQKATSNKHLSDKPMTTVKKPDKFINLVKQKYLSSLAQAGEPVGVIAAQSVGEPSTQMTLNTFHLAGRGEMNVTLGIPRLQEILMTASEEIRTPILTCPFMQWRLKSDVVSLVSNVKKVTVADLLESMEVQLSVDHRKQARIYKLIIKLKDSEFVSLEDTHETLNSVFIKELDDAIENQVVFLSRILGIKNFKSSSRADELNEIDGDSGVGTQEKDDDDDGEQDAGDDLGSDVQKRKQQATDEMDYEDGSDVEPGEHELPAEQEKRITEDDHLEDEETRKEEETEDSANDNEESNVINEDEAASVAKSNSKSRKMSKLVKTGKLSDKMRRARYAAAEGLSFEVHFKFTEEPHLLLAQLAQKTAKKVYIKRAGKISQCKMVRYDADEKTVIWDDNKKQKGDPENPLTDGEDAAAYWAVKAFGVDFKSFWEMHEDLDTSRLYSNNIHAMLQTYGVEAARATIIREVKQVFDIYGVKIDYRHLSLIADYMTHTGGYRPMSRHGSISESLSPFLKMSFETASKFIVEAASHGLTDDLETPSSRVCLGLPVKMGTGCFDLMQKLEA; this is encoded by the exons ATGGCTCAAGCATCTGAG GGGACGACGGAGGCTGTTGAGGCAGTGAGATTTGGTTTCATGACAGATGAAGAAGTGAAGAATCATAGTGTTGTTAAGATTACTAATCCCGACCTGCTCGACACTCTCGAGAAGCCAATTCCCGGTGGACTATATGATTATGCCTTGGGTCCTCTTCATGAAGATTCTCG GTGTAAAACATGTGGTCAGAGGCAATATAACTGTGCTGGTCATTGTGGTCACATCGATCTCGTTTCACCGGCATATAATCCTTTGCTGTTTAACTTGCTGCAAATTATCCTTAATAAAACCTGTTTTTACTGCTTTCATTTCCGATCAGCTAGAGAAGAG GTGAAGAATTGTGTTTCTCAATTGAAACTGATTTCAGAGGGTGATATCATTGGGGCAAAAAAGTTTGGTTTGACACGAAAGTTACAATACAAAGAGAAGTATGCTTGGATCTTATCATTGTGTACAGATGAAGCAGAAGATAGTCAAGGGAGTTGTGCCTCATACTTATCAGAACGCTCTGGTAGTCGAAATAACTATGACCATCATAAGAAGCCTCATTGGGATTCTTCTATGCTCACGGAATCTATTTCTGTCCTGAATgagtttttaaagaaaaagagtaAGAAGTGCAAGAATTGTCAATGCAGTAATCCAAATATCAGTCGACCAACTTTTGGATGGTTGCATCTG GTTGGACTCACAGATAATCAAATTCGGTCCAATCACATACTACGTAGCAGATTGAATGTGCCTTACGATGGGGGAGAAGATAATAAGCATCCATCTGAGGTGGTTAATGCTAGTGACTGCTCAGGATTTGATGATGATCTTGAGATCACTGAGGCAAATTCATTTGTAGCTTTATCTGATGGTGGTGAAAAGCTCAGTAAAAGTCACGTGACCCATAAAAGAAGTAAGAATATTGGTTCTGAAGAAGTGCCAATTAGTAATTTAAAAGGGCCTCTGTTGCCATCAGAG GTTAGAGACACTTTGCGTCGCTTGTGGGATAATGAAGCTCCTCTTTGCTCATTCATATGTAATATTCAGCAGCAATGTGAACAATCTGAGAAAACACAAGGTCACTATATGTTTTTCCTAGAGACTATTCTTGTACCCCCCATAAAATTCCGACCTCCGGCTAAAGGTGGTGATTCC atAATGGAGCATCCTCATACTCTTCTGTTGGGTAAGGTACTGCAGTCAAACATTGCTTTAGGAAATGCTCATGTTAATAATGCTGAACATTCAAAGATCATTAATCGCTGGATGGAGCTTCAGCGATCTATCAATGTGTTATTTGATAGCAAAACTGCAGGCA GTCAAGGTCAAAAAGATGTCACTTCTGGAATTTGCCAGCTGCTGGAGAAGAAAGATGGTATTTTCCGTCAGAAGATGATGGGGAAGAGGGTCAATTTCGCTTGCCGGTCTGTTATATCTCCAGATCCTTATTTGGCAGTTAATGAAATTGGAATTCCTCCATATTTTGCTTTGAGACTAACCTATCCTGAG AGGGTTACTCCTTGGAATTCTGCTAAATTGAGAGGTTCCGTCATTAATGGACCAGAAATCCATCCCGGAGCTACAATATATGTTGATAGTGTAGCCACTGCAAGGCTGCCCCCTGGCAACGGAAAAGCTCGAATGGCAATATCTAGGAAATTACCTTCTTCAAGAGGGGCAATTACACAATCAGGGAAGAGCAATGACCTTGAATTTGAGGGCAAGATCGTGTATCGCCACTTGCAGGATGGAGATATCGTGCTTGTGAATCGCCAG CCTACACTCCACAAGCCAAGTATTATGGCTCACGTTGTTCGTGTATTAAAAGGAGAGAAAACGCTGCGCATGCATTATGCAAATTGCAG CTCCTACAATGCTGATTTTGATGGAGATGAGATTAACGTCCATTTTCCTCAAGATGAAATTTCTCGTGCTGAAGCTTATAACATTGTAAATGCTAATGAGCAGTACATTGTTCCAACAAGGGGTGATACTGTGAGGGGCTTGATTCAG GATCATATCGTTGGTGCTGTTCTTCTGACAATGAAGGATACATTTATTACACGTAGCGAATTCAGTCAGCTGCTTTATGGATCCGGGGTGTTTGCAGGTGGGCCTGGTATACTTCCAGGCAATCATGCCTTGAAAATTTCTTTAGTAGCTTCCGAGGGTCTGGTGGAGTCTGTTTTGCCCACAGTATGGAAACCAGAGCCTCTTTGGACAGGAAAGCAG GTCATTTCAGCGTTGTTGAATCATGTAACCAGAGGCTGTGCTCCTTGTACCATTAAAAATCAGGGGAAAATACCAAAGAATTATTTCACTGAGAATAATTGCAAAAATGAAGAGGAAGATGAAGATCAAAACGCTGAGCACAAGTTGCTAATTTGGAAGAATGAGCTTGTGCACGGTGTGATTGACAAGGCTCAATTTGGAAAATTCGGTCTGGTTCACACAGTGCAAGAGCTTTATGGATCTAACAGTGCTGGCATGTTGCTTTCTGCATTGAGTCGCTTATTCACAGTCTTTTTGCAG ATTCATGGATTCACATGTGGGCTAGATGACCTTATCATATTGCCTCACTTTGATGTCCAACGGAAGGAGAAACTTGAAGGAGATGATGTTGGTGAAGAGGTTCACTGTGATTTTGTGAAGTTCAAACCTGGACAAATAG GCACCGAAGAACTGCAGTTGGAAATTGAGAAAGCCATATGTGCTGACCGAGAATCTGCCACAGCATCGTTGGatgttaaaatgaaaaataaattgacAAATAAGCTCACTAGAGAAGGTTCTCAGATACTCAAACATTTACTTACAGCCGGATTGTTAAAACCATTCCCGAGGAACTGTATTTCTGTTATGACGACAACCGGCGCAAAGGGCAGTACG GTGAATTTCCAACAAATATCTGCCTATCTAGGGCAACAGGAGTTGGAAGGTAAAAGGGTTCCCCGCATGGTGTCTGGGAAGACTTTGCCATCATTTCCACCCTGGGACTTCACTTCTAGAGCAGGGGGGTTCATCACTGATCGTTTTCTTACTGGTCTTCGACCTCaggaatattattttcattgcatGGCTGGTCGTGAAGG GTTAGTTGATACTGCAGTAAAAACATCTCGCAGTGGATATTTACAGCGGTGCCTGATAAAAAATCTTGAGAGCCTGAAAGTTTGTTATGATTATACAGTCCGTGATGCTGATGGTTCCATCATTCAATTCTATTATGGAGAAGATGGAGTTGATGTGCACCAGACAAGCTTTCTAAGAAATTTTGATGCACTAGAAGAT AATAAAGGGCCGATTTTCCAGAAGTTTCAAATTGAGCGTGAGTTCAATGCTTACATTGAAAAGTTGCCTGAGGGCCTTGAAGAAGAAGCCAATCGCTATATTGAAATTGCAAAAAAGAAATCAGAAATAGGGAAGATGAATGTGATCAATAAACTTCATAAAAGACAAAAGGCAACAAGTAACAAGCATCTATCAGATAAACCGATGACAACTGTAAAGAAGCCAGACAAGTTCATAAATTTGGTGAAGCAAAAGTATCTATCAAGCCTAGCACAAGCAGGAGAACCTGTTGGCGTCATTGCTGCTCAGTCTGTAGGGGAACCATCAACCCAGATGAC GCTCAATACATTTCATCTTGCTGGCCGTGGTGAAATGAATGTTACGCTTGGTATACCACGTCTCCAGGAAATTTTGATGACTGCATCAGAAGAAATCAGGACTCCTATTTTGACGTGCCCATTCATGCAATGGAGATTGAA GTCTGATGTCGTGTCTCTTGTTTCAAATGTGAAGAAGGTCACTGTAGCAGATTTGTTGGAGAGTATGGAAGTTCAACTATCAGTCGATCACCGTAAACAAGCTAGAATCTATAAgctgataattaaattaaaagattcCGAGTTTGTTTCTTTAGAAGACACGCACGAAACTCTCAACTCTGTGTTCATAAAGGAATTGGATGATGCAATAGAGAATCAAGTCGTTTTTCTATCACGAATCTTAGGAATTAAAAATTTCAAGTCCAGTTCTAGAGCAGATGAGTTGAACGAAATCGATGGCGATTCTGGTGTTGGAACGCAAGAaaaggatgatgatgatgatggagAACAGGATGCCGGAGATGACCTTGGTTCAGATGTACAAAAGAGAAAGCAACAAGCTACGGATGAGATGGATTATGAGGATGGATCTGATGTTGAACCTGGTGAACATGAGTTACCGGCGGAACAGGAAAAAAGAATTACCGAGGATGACCATCTTGAGGATGAAGAAACcaggaaagaagaagaaactGAAGACTCGGCAAATGACAATGAGGAGTCTAATGTGATAAATGAGGATGAAGCTGCCTCAGTAGCTAAATCAAATAGCAAAAGTCGTAAAATGTCAAAACTAGTGAAGACAGGAAAATTATCTGATAAGATGCGTAGGGCAAGATACGCTGCCGCCGAAGGCTTGTCTTTTGAAGTGCACTTCAAATTTACCGAGGAACCTCATTTACTTCTTGCTCAG CTTGCCCAAAAAACGGCGAAGAAGGTATACATCAAGAGAGCTGGCAAGATCAGTCAGTGTAAAATGGTACGATACGATGCAGATGAAAAAACGGTCATTTGGGATGATAATAAAAAACAGAAGGGTGATCCTGAAAACCCACTAACTGATGGAGAGGATGCTGCCGCCTATTGGGCAGTAAAGGCATTCGGAGTTGATTTCAAATCTTTCTGGGAAATGCATGAAGACCTTGATACGAGCCGTCTATATTCCAACAATATCCATGCAATGTTGCAGACATATGGAGTAGAAGCTGCCAGAGCCACCATTATAAGAGAGGTGAAGCAAGTTTTTGATATTTATGGAGTAAAGATTGATTATAGGCATTTAAGCTTGATAGCGGACTACATGACGCACACTGGTGGATACCGGCCGATGAGCAGACACGGAAGCATTTCCGAGTCTCTGTCGCCGTTTCTTAAGATGTCATTTGAGACGGCATCTAAGTTTATTGTTGAAGCTGCATCTCACGGGCTAACAGATGACTTGGAGACGCCGTCTTCTAGAGTTTGTCTGGGCTTACCTGTGAAGATGGGGACTGGTTGTTTTGACTTGATGCAAAAATTGGAAGCTTGA